One Nonomuraea angiospora DNA segment encodes these proteins:
- a CDS encoding phosphatidylinositol mannoside acyltransferase, translating to MSDKASFGDRVVAAGFAAGWKLVPLLPERPTAAVFRFLADRVWSRRGKSVLRLESNLARVTGLDVGGRELRELSRAGMRSYFRYFHEIFRLPSMSVEEIVRRSHVIGAEHVHTTVAAGRGVVLALPHMGNWDQAGAWLVGVGHPFTTVAERLRPESLFRRYVAFREGLGMEVLPLTGGDGHNFGTLATRVRKGGVVCLPAERDLTKSGVEVRFFGAATKVPAGPPLLAVQTGAALLPAIVYNVGDDWGIHIHEEIPVPAEGTRQEKVAAVAQGLADVFEKGISEHPEDWHMLQRLWLEDLAR from the coding sequence ATGAGCGACAAGGCGTCCTTCGGTGATCGTGTCGTGGCCGCGGGGTTCGCGGCCGGCTGGAAGCTCGTGCCGCTGCTGCCCGAGCGCCCGACGGCCGCGGTCTTCCGCTTCCTGGCCGACCGGGTCTGGAGCCGGCGGGGCAAGTCCGTGCTGCGCCTGGAGTCCAACCTGGCCAGGGTGACCGGGCTCGACGTGGGCGGCCGCGAGCTGCGTGAGCTCAGCAGGGCCGGCATGCGCTCGTACTTCCGCTACTTCCACGAGATCTTCCGGCTGCCGTCGATGAGCGTCGAGGAGATCGTGCGGCGCAGCCACGTCATCGGGGCCGAGCACGTCCACACCACCGTGGCGGCCGGGCGGGGCGTGGTGCTGGCGCTGCCCCACATGGGCAACTGGGACCAGGCGGGGGCGTGGCTGGTCGGCGTGGGCCACCCGTTCACGACCGTGGCCGAGCGGCTCAGGCCCGAGTCGCTGTTCCGCCGGTACGTGGCCTTCCGCGAGGGGCTCGGCATGGAGGTGCTGCCGCTGACCGGCGGCGACGGGCACAACTTCGGCACGCTGGCCACCCGCGTGCGCAAGGGCGGCGTCGTGTGCCTGCCCGCCGAGCGCGACCTGACCAAGAGCGGCGTCGAGGTGCGCTTCTTCGGCGCGGCCACCAAGGTCCCCGCCGGGCCGCCGCTGCTGGCCGTGCAGACGGGGGCCGCGCTGCTCCCGGCCATCGTCTACAACGTGGGCGACGACTGGGGCATCCACATCCACGAGGAGATCCCGGTCCCGGCCGAGGGCACCCGGCAGGAGAAGGTCGCGGCGGTGGCGCAGGGGCTGGCCGACGTGTTCGAGAAGGGCATCTCCGAGCACCCGGAGGACTGGCACATGTTGCAGCGGCTCTGGCTGGAAGACCTCGCCCGATGA
- a CDS encoding DUF3048 domain-containing protein — MITVTLAGAAVLLPVAACSSSEEPAPGKAPQAATAAPSEEPTEAPEGHPFTGKPYDGLKPVLAVKIENTAAGKPQLGLKSADIVYIEQVEAGLTRLMAIFSSKVPAKVGPVRSARISDLHITPQFGKPAFAYSGVQTKMLPFVAKASLFDVGDTRNPGAYFRQPGRFAPYNLFANTKDLLAKAPKASKAKDIGFTFGEAPAEGGVDKKSYSVKWPAARFTFAWSAEKEQWLIWQDGKKDMAAEGGQLGAPTIVIQYTKTERSEFHDKNQSYTPLVHTTGKGKAIVLRDGKAYKANWERESEDTGTTFTTESGEPMNFAPGQVWVALASRKPVIP, encoded by the coding sequence ATGATCACGGTCACACTGGCCGGCGCGGCGGTGCTGCTGCCCGTCGCGGCCTGCTCCTCCTCGGAGGAGCCCGCCCCGGGTAAGGCGCCCCAGGCCGCCACGGCCGCTCCCAGCGAGGAGCCCACCGAGGCGCCCGAGGGCCACCCGTTCACCGGCAAGCCGTACGACGGCCTGAAGCCGGTGCTCGCGGTGAAGATCGAGAACACCGCGGCGGGCAAGCCGCAGCTCGGCCTCAAGAGCGCGGACATCGTCTACATCGAGCAGGTCGAGGCGGGCCTGACCCGGCTCATGGCGATCTTCTCCTCCAAGGTGCCGGCGAAGGTGGGCCCCGTCCGCAGCGCCCGCATCTCCGACCTGCACATCACGCCGCAGTTCGGCAAGCCGGCCTTCGCCTACTCGGGCGTGCAGACCAAGATGCTGCCGTTCGTGGCCAAGGCGTCGCTGTTCGACGTCGGCGACACGCGCAACCCCGGGGCGTACTTCCGCCAGCCGGGCCGCTTCGCCCCCTACAACCTCTTCGCCAACACCAAGGACCTCCTCGCCAAGGCCCCCAAGGCGAGCAAGGCCAAGGACATCGGCTTCACCTTCGGCGAGGCCCCGGCCGAGGGCGGCGTGGACAAGAAGTCGTACAGCGTCAAGTGGCCCGCGGCGCGCTTCACCTTCGCCTGGTCGGCGGAGAAGGAGCAGTGGCTGATCTGGCAGGACGGCAAGAAGGACATGGCGGCGGAGGGCGGCCAGCTCGGCGCGCCGACGATCGTCATCCAGTACACCAAGACCGAGCGCTCGGAGTTCCACGACAAGAACCAGAGCTACACGCCGCTCGTGCACACCACGGGCAAGGGCAAGGCGATCGTGCTGCGCGACGGCAAGGCGTACAAGGCGAACTGGGAGCGGGAATCCGAGGACACCGGTACGACGTTCACCACGGAGAGCGGCGAGCCGATGAACTTCGCGCCCGGCCAGGTCTGGGTGGCGCTCGCCAGCCGCAAACCCGTCATCCCCTAG
- the pgsA gene encoding phosphatidylinositol phosphate synthase encodes MAYDRTAMLKLLRPAMTRILTPLGRALVGRGIGPNAVTAIGTLGTVVSALLFFPLGQLTWGALVITVFVLFDLLDGVVARLGGKGGSTWGAFLDSTLDRVADAAIFAGLILYFISRHDTLMAAVTLVCLIAGSLVSYAKARAEGLGLTADVGLAERPERLVVALVAACFAGLGVPYILPAGMWLLAAASVFTVGQRVVAVHRQTRER; translated from the coding sequence ATGGCCTACGATCGGACCGCGATGCTCAAACTCCTGCGCCCGGCCATGACCCGGATACTCACCCCGCTGGGCAGGGCCCTCGTCGGCCGCGGGATCGGCCCGAACGCCGTCACGGCGATCGGCACCCTCGGCACGGTCGTGTCCGCCCTGCTCTTCTTCCCCCTGGGTCAGCTGACCTGGGGCGCTCTCGTGATCACCGTCTTCGTGCTGTTCGACCTGCTCGACGGCGTGGTGGCGAGGCTCGGCGGGAAGGGCGGCTCCACCTGGGGCGCGTTCCTCGACTCGACGCTCGACCGGGTGGCCGACGCGGCCATCTTCGCCGGGCTGATCCTCTACTTCATCTCCAGGCACGACACGCTCATGGCCGCCGTGACGCTGGTCTGCCTGATCGCGGGCTCCCTGGTGTCGTACGCCAAGGCCAGGGCCGAGGGGCTCGGGCTCACGGCCGACGTGGGGCTGGCCGAGCGGCCGGAGCGGCTGGTCGTCGCGCTCGTCGCGGCCTGTTTCGCGGGGCTCGGCGTTCCGTACATTCTTCCCGCGGGCATGTGGCTGCTGGCCGCGGCCAGCGTGTTCACCGTGGGGCAGCGCGTGGTGGCCGTCCATCGGCAGACGAGGGAGAGATGA
- a CDS encoding glycosyltransferase family 4 protein — MRIGIVCPYSWDMPGGVKQHIDDLAQALMAQGHEVSVIAPAADDDELPPYVTGAGRAVPVPYNGSVARMSFGFLSAARVRRWVRTGGFDVLHIHEPLIPSLGVLACWAARGPIVATFHASFTRSRAIAVAEPLLRSALEKLTGRIAVSDAARKSLVEQFGGDAVLIPNGVTVSRYTEAEPLDGWGPDGATIGFLGRMDEERKGLPILLDAFRKLAAERPGLKLLLAGPGDAKDVYERVPKEFHDRVTVLGMVSEADKIRAYHSVDVFCAPNTRGESFGIVLAEAMASGATVLASDIPAFRRVLGEGQAGALFANGEAGSLAREAAALLDAPERRAKLAAEALVAVRKYDWSTVARDVVRVYETVATSGAGRVEEDL; from the coding sequence ATGAGGATCGGCATCGTCTGCCCCTACTCGTGGGACATGCCGGGCGGGGTCAAGCAGCACATCGACGACCTGGCCCAGGCGCTGATGGCGCAGGGGCACGAGGTTTCCGTGATCGCGCCGGCCGCCGACGACGACGAGCTGCCCCCCTACGTGACGGGCGCGGGCCGGGCGGTGCCCGTGCCGTACAACGGGTCGGTGGCCAGGATGTCGTTCGGCTTCCTGTCGGCCGCGCGGGTGCGGCGGTGGGTGCGTACGGGCGGGTTCGACGTGCTGCACATCCACGAGCCGCTGATCCCGAGCCTGGGCGTGCTGGCCTGCTGGGCGGCCAGGGGGCCGATCGTGGCCACGTTCCACGCGTCGTTCACGCGCTCGCGGGCCATCGCGGTGGCCGAGCCGTTACTGCGCAGCGCGCTGGAGAAGCTGACGGGCCGCATCGCGGTCTCCGACGCGGCCAGGAAGAGCCTGGTCGAGCAGTTCGGCGGCGACGCCGTGCTGATCCCCAACGGCGTCACCGTCTCCCGCTACACCGAGGCGGAGCCGCTCGACGGCTGGGGGCCCGACGGCGCCACGATCGGCTTCCTCGGCCGGATGGACGAGGAGCGCAAGGGCCTGCCGATCCTGCTCGACGCGTTCAGGAAGCTCGCGGCCGAGCGGCCCGGCCTGAAGCTGCTCCTGGCCGGGCCCGGCGACGCGAAGGACGTCTACGAGCGGGTGCCGAAGGAGTTCCACGATCGGGTGACCGTGCTGGGCATGGTGAGCGAGGCCGACAAGATCCGCGCCTACCACTCGGTCGACGTCTTCTGCGCGCCCAACACGCGCGGGGAGAGCTTCGGCATCGTGCTGGCCGAGGCCATGGCGTCCGGGGCGACGGTGCTGGCCAGCGACATCCCGGCCTTCCGCAGGGTGCTGGGCGAGGGGCAGGCGGGCGCGCTGTTCGCCAACGGCGAGGCCGGCTCGCTGGCGCGCGAGGCGGCCGCGCTGCTCGACGCGCCCGAGCGGCGGGCCAAGCTGGCCGCCGAGGCGCTGGTGGCGGTGCGGAAGTACGACTGGTCGACGGTCGCGCGGGACGTCGTACGCGTCTACGAGACGGTCGCCACGAGCGGGGCGGGCCGCGTGGAGGAAGATCTGTGA